The following proteins are encoded in a genomic region of Bradyrhizobium sp. SK17:
- a CDS encoding phosphotransferase family protein: MADGVRKDEEFSGTREVEERHRINEASLDAWMKEHVEGYQGPLKVLQFKGGQSNPTYKLETPGRNYVMRRRPFGKLLPSAHAVDREFRVIAALGKQNFPVAKAYALCTDDAVIGSAFYIMSMEEGRVFWDPTLPSQAPDARHKIFTSKIETLAKLHVLDPEKIGLGDFGKPGNYFARQVDRWTKQYRASETQHIPEFEKLAEWLPKTVPEQKRVSVVHGDYRLDNMIFHATEPRVQAVLDWELSTLGDPMADFTYLLMQWTMPGLANADLKALNIPSQDEAAQIYCNVTGMAVPDLNWYFSYNLFRLAGITQGIAGRVRDGTAANAKALESAARTVPLSKASWEYAQKAGAT, translated from the coding sequence GTGGCGGACGGCGTCAGGAAAGACGAGGAATTTTCCGGGACAAGGGAAGTCGAGGAGCGCCATCGTATCAACGAGGCCAGCCTCGACGCCTGGATGAAAGAGCACGTCGAGGGCTATCAGGGCCCGCTCAAGGTCCTGCAATTCAAGGGTGGCCAGTCCAACCCGACCTATAAGCTCGAGACGCCCGGCCGCAACTACGTGATGCGCCGCCGGCCGTTCGGTAAATTGTTGCCGTCGGCCCATGCGGTGGACCGCGAGTTCCGCGTGATCGCGGCACTTGGCAAGCAGAATTTTCCGGTCGCGAAAGCCTATGCGCTGTGCACCGACGATGCGGTGATCGGCTCGGCCTTCTACATCATGTCGATGGAAGAGGGGCGGGTGTTCTGGGATCCGACGCTGCCGAGCCAGGCGCCCGATGCACGCCACAAGATCTTCACCAGCAAGATCGAGACGCTGGCGAAGCTGCACGTCCTCGATCCCGAGAAGATCGGCCTCGGCGATTTCGGCAAGCCCGGCAATTATTTTGCGCGCCAGGTCGATCGCTGGACCAAGCAGTACCGCGCTTCCGAGACGCAGCACATTCCCGAGTTCGAAAAGCTCGCCGAGTGGCTGCCGAAGACGGTGCCGGAGCAGAAGCGTGTCTCGGTCGTGCATGGCGACTATCGCCTCGACAACATGATCTTCCACGCCACCGAGCCGCGGGTGCAAGCGGTGCTCGACTGGGAATTGTCGACGCTCGGCGACCCCATGGCCGACTTCACCTATCTGCTGATGCAGTGGACCATGCCGGGCCTCGCCAATGCCGACCTCAAGGCGTTGAACATCCCGAGCCAGGATGAGGCTGCGCAGATCTACTGCAACGTCACCGGCATGGCCGTGCCTGACTTGAACTGGTACTTCTCCTACAATTTGTTCCGCCTCGCCGGCATTACGCAGGGCATTGCGGGCCGCGTCCGCGACGGCACCGCTGCCAATGCCAAGGCCCTCGAGTCGGCCGCGCGCACCGTGCCGCTGTCGAAGGCATCGTGGGAATACGCGCAGAAGGCCGGCGCAACCTGA
- a CDS encoding DMT family transporter: MPLSSNLRGSLFMAAAMAAFTANDTITKAVSAELNIGEILLVRGVVAMVLVAALAWYRDALRSFRALLIWPVGLRVLGEIGGTLTYLSAIAQIPLANASAIFQALPLVITLGAALVFGEPVGWRRWLAIAAGFIGVLVIVRPGAEGFSQAALLALASVGFCAVRDLATRRIPKELPTVFITLLTTVTVTTAGAAVLVPLGGWKAPSGHALGLLTFAAVLILIGYQCIIVSLRTGDISAVAPFRYTALLWAMLLGYLVFGHKPDGAMLAGAAIIVASGLYAFYRERKRDKLRPAATGPGLPPDGL, from the coding sequence TTGCCTCTGTCCTCGAATCTTCGCGGCAGCCTGTTCATGGCTGCGGCCATGGCCGCTTTCACGGCCAACGACACCATCACCAAGGCGGTGTCGGCGGAGCTCAACATCGGGGAGATCCTGCTGGTCCGCGGCGTGGTCGCGATGGTACTGGTTGCGGCGCTGGCGTGGTATCGCGATGCGCTGCGCAGCTTCCGTGCGCTCTTGATCTGGCCGGTGGGCTTGCGCGTGCTCGGCGAGATCGGCGGCACGCTGACCTATCTGTCGGCGATCGCGCAAATTCCGCTCGCCAACGCGTCGGCGATCTTCCAGGCGCTGCCGCTGGTCATCACGCTGGGCGCGGCGCTGGTGTTCGGCGAGCCGGTCGGCTGGCGACGATGGCTTGCGATCGCGGCCGGCTTCATTGGCGTGCTCGTCATCGTCCGGCCCGGCGCCGAAGGTTTCAGCCAGGCCGCATTGCTGGCGCTGGCGTCGGTCGGCTTCTGCGCGGTGCGCGATCTGGCGACCCGGCGCATCCCGAAGGAGCTGCCGACCGTGTTCATCACGCTGCTCACGACCGTGACGGTGACGACTGCGGGCGCCGCCGTGCTGGTGCCGCTCGGCGGCTGGAAGGCGCCGTCCGGCCATGCCCTCGGCCTGCTCACATTCGCCGCGGTGCTGATCCTGATCGGCTACCAGTGCATCATCGTGTCGCTGCGCACGGGTGACATCTCGGCGGTGGCGCCGTTCCGCTACACCGCGTTGCTGTGGGCGATGCTGCTCGGCTACCTCGTGTTCGGCCACAAGCCCGACGGCGCGATGCTCGCCGGTGCCGCGATCATCGTCGCCTCCGGCCTCTACGCCTTCTACCGCGAGCGCAAGCGCGACAAGCTCCGCCCGGCCGCAACCGGGCCCGGCCTGCCGCCGGATGGGCTCTGA
- a CDS encoding barstar family protein, translating into MIITIPVDQIQDWDSFHSVFQSTLGFPDFYGRNMDAWIDCMTYVDDPPSGMTSVSVPKGGVLILRIDDAPGFQRRCREQYDALVECSAFVNHRRMERGAAPVLALMLNGRYDKP; encoded by the coding sequence ATGATCATCACAATTCCGGTCGACCAGATTCAGGATTGGGACAGCTTTCATTCTGTTTTCCAATCGACGCTCGGCTTTCCCGACTTCTATGGACGCAACATGGACGCGTGGATCGACTGCATGACATACGTCGATGACCCTCCGAGCGGCATGACGAGTGTATCAGTTCCCAAGGGTGGCGTGCTCATTCTTCGTATCGACGACGCGCCGGGTTTTCAGCGGCGTTGCCGCGAGCAATACGATGCGCTCGTCGAATGCTCCGCGTTCGTCAACCATCGACGCATGGAGCGGGGCGCCGCACCAGTGCTCGCGCTGATGCTGAACGGTCGGTACGACAAGCCATAG
- a CDS encoding FAD-dependent monooxygenase, producing MPVKPSSEARGRNVLISGASIAGPATAYWLNRYGFAVTVVDRAATIRSGGYPIDVRGTAIDVAERMGVLPQLRTVHIDTRKLTFVDAGGHPIAAISPEDLAGGMTSRHVELPRGVLVSILYDLTRHMQVRYRFNDSIDAIDDDGAGVDVRFSSGAKQRFDIVIGADGMHSNTRALAFGPEAPFHRYLGFCFNLFSLPNELGLSREAVIYSEPGRLAGVYAVGESHLLQAFLNFAADEPPFRSNADVDQQRRRTEELFRDGGWEVPRLVAAMRRADDLFFDTVGQIHLPRWSSGRVALVGDAAHAPSFLSGQGTSLALVGAYVLAGELAAHGDPAHGFASYERLARPFMEANQALALNNGGTLLMPRTQEELDARNEILATMRTSGPAPSYGERTSQVHNSLKLPDYTHLIVG from the coding sequence ATGCCCGTCAAGCCGAGTTCCGAGGCGCGCGGCCGCAATGTCCTGATCTCCGGTGCGAGCATCGCCGGGCCGGCGACGGCATATTGGCTGAACCGATACGGCTTCGCCGTGACCGTGGTGGATCGGGCTGCCACCATCCGAAGCGGCGGTTACCCGATCGATGTAAGGGGTACCGCGATCGACGTCGCGGAACGCATGGGCGTGTTGCCGCAACTCCGCACGGTCCATATCGATACGCGGAAGCTGACGTTCGTCGATGCCGGCGGACATCCGATCGCCGCGATCTCGCCCGAAGACCTGGCCGGCGGAATGACCAGCCGTCACGTCGAGCTGCCGCGCGGCGTGCTCGTTTCGATCTTGTATGATCTGACGCGGCACATGCAGGTCCGTTATCGGTTCAACGATTCGATCGACGCGATCGACGACGATGGGGCCGGTGTCGACGTCCGTTTCAGCAGCGGGGCGAAGCAGCGCTTCGATATCGTGATCGGCGCGGACGGCATGCATTCGAACACCCGCGCCCTGGCGTTCGGGCCGGAAGCACCGTTCCACCGCTATCTCGGTTTTTGCTTCAACCTGTTCTCGCTGCCGAACGAGCTTGGTCTGTCGCGCGAGGCCGTGATCTATTCCGAGCCGGGCCGCCTCGCCGGCGTGTATGCGGTTGGCGAGAGCCATCTGCTCCAGGCTTTCCTGAATTTCGCTGCCGACGAACCACCGTTTCGTTCGAATGCTGACGTCGACCAGCAACGCCGGCGGACGGAAGAACTTTTCCGTGATGGCGGTTGGGAGGTTCCTCGTCTGGTCGCGGCCATGCGACGCGCGGACGACCTGTTCTTCGACACAGTCGGCCAGATCCATCTGCCGCGCTGGTCGTCCGGCCGCGTGGCCCTCGTCGGCGACGCTGCTCACGCGCCCTCATTCCTGTCGGGACAAGGCACGAGCCTCGCGCTGGTTGGCGCCTACGTGCTTGCCGGAGAGCTGGCGGCGCATGGTGATCCCGCCCATGGCTTTGCGTCCTATGAGCGACTGGCACGGCCATTCATGGAGGCGAACCAGGCCCTCGCCCTGAACAATGGCGGGACCCTGCTCATGCCACGCACACAGGAGGAACTCGATGCCCGCAACGAAATACTTGCGACGATGCGAACGTCGGGCCCGGCCCCATCCTATGGCGAGCGCACCAGTCAGGTCCACAACTCGCTGAAGCTGCCCGACTACACGCACTTGATCGTCGGCTGA
- a CDS encoding TetR/AcrR family transcriptional regulator, whose protein sequence is MASDHTRSAILAAAERLYADRGFGDVTLRDIVAEANVNLAAVNYHFGSKDELIAELFVTRSIQTNRERLNELKAAEEKGGGRATIEDIMRALVGPTLRGCLGPDREGSTAARFMIRASIESVPPIRRIKNREVDHLRKFAAAMRRAMPASSDTELYWGLHFALAMAHHTIREKERLLRLSEGKCDLDDVRAIIDRVVTVSVMALTMGEVPSKPAARPAMVHGRLTRQDL, encoded by the coding sequence ATGGCCAGCGATCACACCCGGTCCGCCATTCTCGCCGCCGCCGAGCGACTCTATGCCGACCGCGGCTTCGGCGACGTCACACTGCGCGACATCGTCGCGGAGGCGAACGTCAACCTCGCGGCGGTGAACTATCATTTCGGCTCCAAGGACGAACTGATCGCGGAGCTGTTCGTCACCCGCAGCATCCAGACCAACCGCGAGCGCCTCAACGAGCTGAAGGCCGCGGAAGAGAAGGGCGGCGGCCGCGCCACGATCGAGGACATCATGCGCGCCCTCGTCGGCCCGACCTTGCGCGGCTGCCTCGGCCCCGACCGCGAAGGCTCCACCGCGGCGCGCTTCATGATCCGCGCCTCGATCGAATCAGTGCCGCCGATCCGCCGGATCAAGAACCGCGAGGTCGACCATTTGCGCAAATTCGCTGCCGCGATGCGCCGCGCGATGCCGGCGAGCAGCGACACCGAGCTGTATTGGGGCCTGCACTTCGCGCTGGCGATGGCCCACCACACCATCCGCGAGAAGGAACGCCTGCTGCGGCTCTCGGAAGGCAAATGCGATCTCGACGACGTCCGCGCCATCATCGATCGCGTGGTCACGGTCTCGGTGATGGCGCTGACGATGGGCGAGGTGCCAAGCAAGCCGGCCGCGCGGCCGGCGATGGTGCACGGCCGGCTGACGCGGCAGGACCTGTGA
- a CDS encoding acyl-CoA dehydrogenase family protein: MDFTMSARQKEWLERVQAFMKTHVRPAVPIYEKQDAEGPRWKVIPILEDLKKKAKAEGLWNMFMPPSSHEDDEFHGAGLSNLEYALLSEEMGHISWASEVFNCSAPDTGNMEVFIRYGTKEQKRKWLRPLMDGEIRSAFLMTEPAVASSDATNIETRIEKDGDHYVINGRKWWSSGVGDPRCKVAILMGKTDFNAAKHQQQSQILVPLDTPGIKVEKMLPVFGYDDAPHGHAQVLLENVRVPKENILLGEGRGFEIAQGRLGPGRIHHCMRTIGQAEEALEKMVKRLTSRTAFGKKIIEHSVWEQRIGEARTDIEMNRLLCLKAADMMDKVGNKTAQAEIAMIKVAAPNMALKIIDQAIQSYGGGGVSDDAGLARAYAHIRTLRLADGPDEVHNRAIARLEVRKYANTSH; encoded by the coding sequence ATGGATTTCACGATGTCGGCCAGGCAGAAGGAGTGGCTTGAGCGCGTTCAGGCTTTCATGAAAACGCACGTCCGCCCGGCGGTGCCGATCTACGAAAAGCAGGACGCCGAAGGCCCGCGCTGGAAGGTGATCCCAATCCTCGAGGATCTGAAGAAGAAGGCAAAGGCCGAAGGCCTCTGGAACATGTTCATGCCGCCGTCCTCGCACGAGGATGACGAATTCCACGGCGCGGGATTGTCCAATCTCGAATACGCGTTGCTGTCGGAAGAGATGGGCCACATCTCCTGGGCGTCGGAAGTGTTCAACTGCTCCGCGCCCGATACCGGCAACATGGAAGTGTTCATCCGCTACGGCACCAAGGAGCAGAAGCGCAAATGGCTGCGGCCGCTGATGGACGGCGAGATCCGCTCCGCCTTCCTGATGACCGAGCCGGCGGTCGCCTCGTCCGACGCCACCAACATCGAGACCCGGATCGAGAAGGACGGCGATCACTACGTCATCAACGGCCGTAAATGGTGGTCGTCGGGCGTCGGCGATCCGCGCTGCAAGGTCGCGATCCTGATGGGCAAGACCGACTTCAACGCCGCCAAGCACCAGCAGCAGTCGCAGATCCTGGTGCCGCTCGACACCCCCGGCATCAAGGTCGAGAAGATGCTGCCGGTGTTCGGCTATGACGACGCGCCGCATGGCCACGCCCAGGTGCTGCTCGAGAACGTTCGCGTGCCGAAGGAAAACATCCTGCTCGGCGAGGGCCGCGGCTTCGAGATCGCGCAGGGCCGTCTCGGTCCGGGCCGCATCCATCACTGCATGCGCACCATCGGCCAGGCTGAAGAAGCGCTGGAGAAGATGGTGAAGCGGCTCACCTCGCGCACTGCGTTCGGCAAGAAGATCATCGAGCACTCGGTCTGGGAGCAGCGCATCGGCGAGGCCCGCACCGACATCGAGATGAATCGTCTGCTCTGCCTCAAGGCAGCCGACATGATGGACAAGGTCGGCAACAAGACCGCGCAGGCCGAGATCGCCATGATCAAGGTCGCAGCGCCCAACATGGCGCTGAAGATCATCGACCAGGCGATCCAGTCCTATGGCGGTGGTGGCGTCTCCGACGATGCCGGGCTGGCGCGCGCCTATGCCCACATCCGCACGCTTCGCTTGGCGGACGGTCCGGACGAGGTGCACAATCGCGCCATTGCCAGGCTTGAAGTTCGGAAGTATGCAAACACGTCGCACTGA
- a CDS encoding TetR/AcrR family transcriptional regulator: protein MMVEKRRRGAALEDAILDAAWQELLDRGYGGFTMEAVAKRAGTSRPVLARRWASRSDLVVAAIANYNQSNPVRTPDLGNVRDELVSLLQKFSDRGARTMLRVLLSMGDYFLETDTNLADLRRRLVGDGKLKEVLHRGVGEVLQRGVERGELDQSRLTPRISTLPIDLIRHEVLMTHRPVSKKVIEEIIDTIFLPLVTARPRRN from the coding sequence ATGATGGTCGAGAAGCGTCGGCGCGGCGCTGCCCTCGAGGATGCGATCCTCGACGCAGCCTGGCAGGAATTGCTCGATCGTGGTTATGGCGGCTTCACGATGGAGGCCGTCGCGAAACGGGCAGGCACCAGCCGGCCCGTTCTGGCGCGCCGGTGGGCAAGCCGATCCGATCTCGTCGTCGCCGCCATTGCGAACTACAACCAGAGCAACCCGGTTAGAACGCCGGATCTCGGGAACGTCAGGGACGAGCTGGTCTCCCTGCTCCAGAAGTTCTCGGACCGTGGAGCGCGGACGATGCTCCGGGTCCTGCTCAGCATGGGTGACTACTTCCTGGAGACCGACACCAATCTTGCCGATCTGCGTCGACGGCTCGTTGGCGACGGCAAGCTGAAAGAGGTTTTGCACCGAGGCGTTGGCGAGGTCCTTCAACGAGGCGTCGAGCGAGGCGAACTGGATCAAAGCAGGCTGACGCCGCGAATATCGACCCTGCCCATCGACCTGATTCGCCACGAGGTGCTCATGACGCACCGGCCCGTATCGAAGAAGGTGATCGAGGAGATCATCGATACGATCTTTCTGCCACTGGTGACGGCACGCCCGCGCCGGAACTGA